From Novipirellula galeiformis, the proteins below share one genomic window:
- a CDS encoding flagellar hook assembly protein FlgD translates to MSQIGQTGTSQFTAQEQTGQTGTNDSFSSVDTDSFMKLLISELQNQDPLNPTDNAEMIQQIGQIREIGATDQLTQTLTNLSNSQELVTASGLIGRTVEGLADDASNINGVVDRITVETSDENNSRSVKVHVGEKTMEIKNIREIQTG, encoded by the coding sequence ATGTCGCAAATCGGCCAAACCGGTACTTCTCAATTCACCGCCCAAGAGCAAACGGGCCAGACCGGCACCAATGACAGCTTTTCTTCTGTCGATACCGACAGTTTCATGAAGCTGTTGATTAGCGAATTACAAAACCAAGATCCGCTGAACCCCACCGACAATGCCGAAATGATCCAACAGATCGGCCAAATTCGCGAAATCGGGGCCACCGATCAATTGACCCAAACGCTAACGAATCTCTCCAACAGCCAAGAGTTGGTCACCGCGAGCGGGCTGATCGGCCGCACCGTGGAAGGCTTGGCAGACGATGCTAGCAACATCAATGGCGTGGTCGATCGGATCACCGTGGAAACTAGTGACGAGAACAATTCACGTTCTGTCAAAGTTCACGTGGGTGAAAAGACGATGGAGATTAAGAACATTCGAGAAATTCAGACTGGGTAG
- a CDS encoding sodium-translocating pyrophosphatase: MLALLVWLIACGSSILALVWAYRFYREMMQADEGNELMREIAQSVREGADAYLKQQYKWVAIVFIFVAALLAVAAFVLKVQNAFVPIAFLMGGFFSGLCGWFGMKTATYASSRTAAGAQRSLNDGLQIAFRSGAVMGLTVVGMGLIYICFWFAVLYWLLPMIGGGKYAMTLQQISVAMLSFGMGASAQALFARVGGGIFTKAADVGADLVGKVEQSLKEDSPRNPATIADNVGDNVGDVAGMGADLYESYCGSILAASALGVAAFQSSAGLPEGYDATSAQLQAMLLPLAIAGVGILLSIVGIYAVRTGEEPSQKALLKALGKGINRSSLLVMVAAVGLSVWLMPPVPGTMILGVIPGIAVSIIVGLVAGWGIGQWTERVTSDEYPATRKLAGQAETGPATLIIGGVADGMLSTWVPVVIVCAAMLLSFGFANGGSFNEMNHFSLGLYGVGIAAVGMLSTLGITLATDAYGPIADNAGGNAEMSGLEDIVRERTDALDSLGNTTAATGKGFAIGSAALTALALLAAYVEGVRDGMVRWGDDYVLSEAVTDDGVYQMTPDLILNKAGDDSEVFLVLNPSLDKDVQVKEWRALSNPKLDETIVSLPGEKHYGRVESIGAAIVSVRHANLKDFLLFYDATVMNPRVLVGVFLGAMSTFLFCAMTMKSVGRAAQGMVIEVRRQFLANPGILDGSVKPDYETPVNISTKAAQREMILPSLLGLLMPILVGLVLGVGGVLGLLVGCLTSGFCLAVFMANSGGAWDNAKKYIEADHHGGKGSDAHKAAVVGDTVGDPFKDTSGPSLNILIKLMSMVSVVVAGLVVRYSLVAMGIF, from the coding sequence ATGTTGGCGTTGCTTGTCTGGTTAATTGCCTGCGGCTCCTCGATTTTGGCGTTGGTTTGGGCTTACCGTTTCTATCGTGAAATGATGCAGGCCGATGAAGGCAACGAATTGATGCGAGAGATCGCTCAAAGCGTTCGTGAAGGTGCTGACGCCTATTTGAAACAGCAATACAAATGGGTCGCGATCGTTTTCATTTTTGTCGCTGCGTTGCTAGCGGTGGCTGCATTCGTGTTGAAGGTGCAGAATGCGTTTGTTCCGATCGCCTTTTTGATGGGCGGATTCTTTAGCGGGCTTTGCGGTTGGTTTGGAATGAAAACGGCGACCTATGCGAGCAGTCGCACCGCCGCGGGAGCCCAGCGTTCGCTCAATGACGGATTGCAAATCGCGTTTCGAAGTGGCGCGGTGATGGGGTTGACCGTGGTCGGCATGGGACTGATTTACATCTGTTTTTGGTTTGCGGTTTTGTATTGGTTGTTGCCCATGATCGGCGGCGGCAAGTATGCGATGACGTTGCAGCAGATCTCGGTCGCGATGTTGTCGTTTGGAATGGGGGCGAGTGCGCAAGCCTTGTTCGCGCGTGTCGGCGGTGGCATTTTTACCAAGGCGGCCGATGTCGGAGCGGACTTGGTCGGCAAGGTCGAGCAAAGTTTGAAGGAGGACTCGCCACGTAATCCTGCCACGATTGCGGACAATGTCGGCGACAACGTGGGCGACGTCGCGGGCATGGGGGCCGACTTGTACGAGTCGTATTGTGGCTCGATCTTGGCGGCATCCGCGCTGGGGGTCGCCGCGTTCCAATCCAGTGCAGGATTGCCCGAAGGCTATGATGCGACCTCAGCCCAATTGCAAGCGATGCTGCTTCCGCTGGCGATTGCGGGGGTCGGGATTTTGTTGTCGATCGTGGGGATCTACGCTGTCCGAACCGGGGAGGAACCATCTCAAAAGGCGCTGTTGAAGGCGTTGGGCAAGGGGATCAACCGATCGTCGTTGTTGGTCATGGTTGCCGCTGTGGGGCTTTCGGTGTGGTTGATGCCGCCGGTTCCCGGCACGATGATCCTGGGCGTCATCCCGGGAATCGCCGTTAGTATCATCGTCGGTTTGGTCGCGGGATGGGGCATCGGTCAATGGACCGAACGCGTGACGAGCGATGAGTATCCGGCGACACGCAAACTCGCCGGGCAAGCTGAAACGGGCCCCGCCACGCTGATTATCGGCGGGGTGGCCGACGGCATGTTAAGCACCTGGGTTCCCGTCGTGATTGTGTGTGCGGCGATGTTGCTGTCGTTTGGGTTCGCCAACGGAGGATCGTTCAATGAAATGAATCATTTTTCGTTAGGGCTCTACGGCGTTGGCATCGCGGCCGTCGGAATGCTGAGCACGCTGGGAATCACGTTGGCCACCGACGCTTATGGACCGATCGCCGACAATGCGGGCGGCAACGCCGAAATGTCCGGCTTGGAAGACATTGTGCGGGAGCGAACCGATGCACTCGATAGTCTGGGCAATACGACCGCCGCGACCGGCAAGGGATTTGCGATTGGCTCCGCTGCGTTGACGGCGCTGGCGCTGTTGGCGGCCTACGTCGAGGGCGTTCGGGATGGAATGGTTCGCTGGGGCGATGATTACGTGCTCAGCGAAGCGGTGACCGACGATGGGGTGTATCAGATGACGCCCGATTTGATCCTCAACAAGGCAGGCGACGATTCGGAGGTTTTCCTGGTCCTCAATCCCTCATTGGATAAGGACGTGCAAGTCAAAGAGTGGCGAGCCTTAAGCAATCCGAAACTCGATGAAACGATCGTCTCCTTGCCCGGTGAGAAGCATTATGGGCGAGTGGAATCGATCGGAGCTGCGATCGTTTCGGTGCGGCATGCGAATTTGAAAGACTTCCTTCTCTTCTACGATGCGACGGTGATGAACCCTCGCGTCCTGGTGGGAGTTTTCTTAGGAGCGATGAGTACGTTTCTGTTTTGTGCGATGACGATGAAGTCGGTGGGGCGTGCCGCCCAGGGGATGGTGATCGAGGTCCGCCGACAATTCCTTGCCAATCCCGGCATTTTGGACGGTTCGGTCAAGCCGGACTACGAGACGCCGGTCAACATCAGTACCAAGGCGGCTCAGCGAGAAATGATTCTGCCCAGCTTGTTGGGGCTGCTGATGCCGATCCTGGTCGGCTTGGTGCTGGGCGTCGGGGGAGTGTTGGGGTTATTGGTCGGCTGTTTGACGAGCGGGTTCTGTTTGGCCGTCTTCATGGCCAATAGCGGTGGAGCCTGGGATAACGCGAAAAAGTATATTGAGGCCGATCATCACGGCGGAAAAGGGAGTGATGCTCACAAAGCAGCGGTTGTAGGGGATACCGTTGGGGATCCTTTTAAGGATACTAGCGGTCCTAGCTTGAATATTCTGATCAAGTTAATGAGTATGGTGAGCGTCGTCGTTGCAGGTTTGGTGGTTCGTTATTCGCTCGTCGCGATGGGGATCTTCTAG
- a CDS encoding dihydrodipicolinate synthase family protein has product MSKRISGILTPHITPVDRHGRVDEDRLCGYIDWLIERGVDGLYPNGSTGEFVRFTPEERRRIIRVVVDHTAGRVPVLAGAAEANVKETIAACDAYGEMGVRAVAIVAPFYYRLSDQGVYAYFKEIADTVSVDVTLYNIPMFASPIELPTVIRLASECPRVVGIKDSSGDLPFMMRMIAAIRPMRDDFSFLTGWDASLAAMLIAGADGGTNATSGVVPELTRALHRAVKAGNIDDAIRLQYQLLPLFDAMLGLGEFPEGFRAGARSRGWDLGPGRVPVSEQQRDAIARTQREIDALVSGVTECGSGKQTVLPADTIEQIVQRVLRQL; this is encoded by the coding sequence ATGAGTAAACGTATTTCTGGGATTTTGACTCCACACATCACCCCGGTCGATCGCCATGGGCGGGTCGATGAAGACCGTCTCTGTGGTTATATCGATTGGTTGATTGAACGCGGCGTCGACGGGTTGTACCCCAACGGCAGTACCGGTGAATTTGTTCGATTTACTCCTGAGGAACGCCGCCGGATCATTCGTGTCGTCGTCGACCATACGGCCGGTCGCGTGCCGGTGTTGGCCGGAGCCGCCGAAGCGAACGTCAAAGAAACCATCGCGGCCTGTGATGCCTATGGTGAAATGGGGGTCCGCGCAGTCGCAATCGTGGCTCCGTTTTACTACCGCCTCAGCGACCAAGGGGTGTACGCCTACTTTAAAGAAATCGCCGATACCGTCTCGGTCGATGTGACGCTCTACAACATTCCCATGTTTGCGTCGCCGATTGAGCTGCCCACGGTGATCCGCTTGGCGAGCGAATGTCCGCGAGTTGTCGGGATCAAAGACAGCTCGGGGGATTTGCCATTCATGATGCGGATGATTGCGGCCATTCGTCCGATGCGGGACGATTTTTCGTTCTTGACCGGATGGGATGCATCGTTGGCGGCGATGTTGATCGCCGGAGCCGACGGGGGCACCAATGCGACCAGCGGGGTTGTGCCTGAGTTAACCCGCGCGCTGCATCGCGCCGTCAAAGCGGGAAACATCGACGACGCAATCCGACTGCAGTACCAATTGTTGCCGCTGTTTGATGCCATGCTCGGATTGGGTGAGTTTCCCGAAGGATTTCGCGCCGGAGCCCGATCGCGGGGTTGGGATCTCGGACCAGGGCGTGTCCCGGTTTCCGAGCAACAACGTGATGCGATCGCGAGAACTCAGCGAGAAATCGACGCGTTGGTTTCGGGAGTCACCGAATGCGGATCGGGAAAGCAGACCGTGTTGCCCGCCGATACGATCGAGCAAATTGTCCAACGAGTGCTGCGGCAATTGTAA
- a CDS encoding glycine zipper domain-containing protein, with the protein MISKTSFRWLIIASMAICLPSVGYGQAGTQRGATFGGLAGAVAGGLIGDHNDKAGAGAAIGGVVGAVAGGLLGNASDKEKQYQQQQQYYQSQQQQYQAQQSNLAATQEAVSVADVVSMSRSGLSDAVISNQVRQRGVQQTLQVADIIALHQQGVSEAVISAMQQAPTGIQRSSRVAQPVIAQPVVRQPVIVHEPIIVPTYRPHYYHHGHYDYHHGHHPRRRGSSIHIGF; encoded by the coding sequence ATGATTTCCAAAACAAGCTTTCGATGGTTGATCATCGCTTCGATGGCCATTTGCTTGCCAAGCGTTGGTTATGGTCAAGCGGGAACCCAACGGGGTGCGACATTCGGTGGACTAGCCGGTGCGGTCGCGGGCGGTTTGATCGGTGACCATAACGACAAAGCGGGTGCGGGCGCCGCCATCGGGGGCGTCGTCGGTGCCGTCGCGGGTGGATTGCTCGGCAACGCTTCGGACAAAGAAAAACAATATCAACAACAACAGCAATACTACCAATCGCAACAACAGCAATACCAAGCTCAACAATCCAACCTCGCAGCGACCCAAGAGGCCGTTTCCGTTGCCGATGTGGTTTCGATGAGCCGTAGTGGACTTAGCGATGCGGTGATTTCCAACCAAGTTCGCCAACGCGGGGTTCAACAAACCTTGCAAGTCGCAGACATCATCGCCTTGCACCAACAAGGGGTAAGTGAAGCGGTGATTTCAGCAATGCAACAAGCCCCCACCGGGATCCAAAGATCATCGCGTGTTGCCCAGCCCGTCATCGCCCAACCCGTCGTTCGACAACCGGTGATCGTCCATGAACCGATTATCGTGCCGACCTATCGTCCGCACTACTATCACCATGGTCACTACGACTACCACCATGGCCACCACCCGCGCCGCCGCGGCAGCTCAATCCATATCGGATTCTAA
- the nrdR gene encoding transcriptional regulator NrdR, which yields MRCPYCHVDNDRVLDTRAAEGGYMVRRKRVCSSCHRRFSTLEKLEQLNVRVVKSDETREPLDREKIRRGIERACSKRPIQSSKIEQVVQTIEADIYESFDSEVTAGQIGDIVLKHLASLDQVAYIRFASVYREFDDAHDFIRTISNIADRDPDLPR from the coding sequence ATGCGTTGTCCCTACTGTCACGTTGATAACGACCGTGTTCTTGACACACGAGCCGCCGAAGGCGGTTATATGGTCCGCCGAAAACGAGTCTGCTCGTCCTGTCATCGACGCTTCTCGACGCTGGAGAAGCTCGAACAGCTCAATGTTCGCGTGGTCAAAAGCGACGAAACTCGAGAACCGCTCGATCGTGAAAAGATTCGCCGCGGGATTGAACGCGCCTGTTCAAAACGTCCCATCCAAAGCTCCAAGATTGAGCAAGTGGTGCAAACGATCGAGGCCGACATCTACGAATCGTTTGATTCCGAAGTCACGGCGGGGCAAATTGGCGACATCGTGCTGAAACACTTGGCGTCGCTCGACCAAGTCGCCTACATTCGCTTTGCCAGCGTTTACCGCGAATTTGATGACGCCCATGATTTTATTCGCACGATTTCAAACATCGCCGACCGCGATCCCGATCTGCCCCGGTAG
- a CDS encoding DUF4339 domain-containing protein, whose protein sequence is MAEWYIQQLDAPEDIGPLRPSDLLMKVRAGDVKPDTLIRKDDSAWFVAAEVGGLFEAAMRPTIEYFCPQCERPVNEPPVRCGNCGREIHKALTRITENTISSGSVIPGQPGRSVQSWLKRKMLRRPQDGEA, encoded by the coding sequence GTGGCCGAGTGGTATATCCAACAGCTTGATGCGCCTGAAGACATTGGCCCTTTGCGCCCCAGTGATCTGTTGATGAAGGTTCGCGCGGGCGACGTCAAACCCGATACGTTGATTCGCAAAGATGATTCAGCATGGTTTGTCGCCGCAGAGGTGGGCGGTTTGTTCGAAGCGGCAATGCGTCCGACGATCGAATATTTTTGCCCCCAATGTGAACGCCCCGTCAATGAACCGCCCGTGCGTTGCGGAAACTGTGGCCGAGAAATCCACAAGGCACTGACGCGGATTACGGAAAACACCATCTCCAGTGGCTCGGTGATCCCTGGTCAACCGGGACGCTCGGTGCAAAGTTGGCTCAAACGCAAAATGCTACGTCGCCCTCAAGATGGCGAAGCGTAG
- a CDS encoding pilus assembly protein N-terminal domain-containing protein: MRDLRTSLKKQKRTRQRAALSLLVIAVSSSWLTPSTTLGAEPNALAPTATTFRIMPPLPLQPIQQIDYQTTGPGQTVRANPFCETEPVTKSVDPAIQLASGDAPAAIRLKPIGAAIGLHPIGSPRIVSSSGAALTIEELPAPSIQPNPLVGSAHHGNGDLVEAVVDLTSTGPAIPSTVNAQTSVNERTVESSPALDLPTSTDDQRDAVVDSPNLEPLPDSEPIYFSLSDDSTGLVVPADQASDESVEINSEEIDSETMAVDTTSRETDSSVLEKDSRGSENVVVEMATEPAWSNSNPNTGPQVQPQLRPLNETSESSAESMEHSPRGMSGHPHLTAQVAPTFERPKDATRQPAKRYRPPVAVQAPPLGYERSEGPTTAAAVQSVSPPMLSDEDHVEGIIGEGSGTQVTHLPQPTGAATPLYITRAQVRTLTIGGDLRRVSIEDQNICHAIAAGSNELKLIGAGHGTTRLVVWADGATDGRSMVRQFDVHVQDAVEATGNSVGDKAQLLTRTIKQSFPDSKVVVKTVGDQLVIHGTCSSEATASKILRMVRKTCLIPVRDELTIR; this comes from the coding sequence ATGCGTGACTTAAGAACCAGCTTGAAAAAACAAAAACGGACTCGGCAACGGGCTGCTCTCAGCTTGCTTGTCATCGCGGTAAGTTCGTCGTGGTTAACCCCATCGACGACGCTTGGGGCCGAACCGAATGCGCTCGCTCCCACCGCGACCACATTTCGGATCATGCCTCCGTTGCCGCTGCAGCCGATCCAACAGATCGATTACCAGACAACAGGCCCAGGCCAAACGGTTCGAGCGAATCCGTTCTGTGAAACCGAACCGGTGACGAAGAGCGTGGATCCTGCGATCCAATTGGCATCGGGAGATGCCCCCGCTGCGATTCGGCTCAAGCCGATCGGAGCAGCGATTGGGTTACATCCAATCGGAAGCCCCCGCATCGTCAGCTCATCGGGTGCCGCACTCACGATTGAGGAGCTACCGGCTCCTTCCATTCAACCCAACCCACTAGTCGGTTCCGCTCACCACGGAAACGGGGATCTCGTCGAAGCCGTTGTCGATTTGACCTCCACCGGCCCCGCGATCCCTTCCACCGTTAACGCTCAAACGAGTGTCAACGAGAGGACGGTCGAATCGTCGCCCGCTCTCGATCTGCCCACGTCCACGGACGACCAACGTGATGCAGTCGTCGATAGCCCTAACCTGGAACCGCTGCCGGATTCCGAACCAATCTACTTTTCGCTGTCGGACGACTCCACTGGATTGGTGGTACCGGCCGACCAGGCAAGCGATGAATCGGTAGAGATCAACTCCGAGGAGATTGACTCGGAAACGATGGCTGTCGACACGACTTCCCGCGAGACCGATTCGAGCGTTCTCGAAAAGGATTCTCGAGGATCTGAAAACGTCGTCGTAGAAATGGCAACGGAACCGGCCTGGTCCAACTCGAACCCCAACACTGGGCCCCAGGTTCAGCCCCAACTTCGACCACTCAACGAAACCAGCGAGTCGTCGGCTGAGTCGATGGAACACTCGCCCCGTGGCATGTCCGGTCACCCTCATTTGACGGCCCAGGTCGCTCCGACCTTTGAGCGACCAAAGGACGCCACCCGACAACCTGCGAAGCGTTATCGTCCTCCGGTTGCGGTTCAAGCTCCTCCACTGGGCTACGAACGCAGCGAGGGCCCCACGACGGCTGCGGCCGTTCAATCGGTTAGCCCACCGATGCTCAGCGACGAGGACCACGTCGAAGGCATCATTGGCGAAGGAAGTGGCACCCAAGTCACCCACTTGCCACAACCGACCGGGGCAGCGACACCGCTCTATATCACACGAGCCCAGGTTCGCACGTTGACCATTGGCGGCGACCTCCGGCGTGTCAGCATTGAAGATCAAAACATCTGTCATGCGATCGCTGCGGGATCCAACGAATTGAAGTTGATTGGAGCCGGACACGGAACCACACGCCTCGTCGTTTGGGCCGATGGGGCGACCGACGGTCGATCGATGGTCCGTCAATTCGACGTGCATGTCCAAGACGCGGTGGAAGCAACCGGAAACTCGGTTGGAGACAAGGCCCAATTACTGACGCGGACGATCAAACAATCGTTCCCCGACAGCAAGGTTGTCGTCAAAACCGTCGGCGATCAATTGGTCATTCACGGAACGTGTTCCAGTGAAGCTACGGCGTCAAAAATCCTTCGCATGGTCCGCAAGACCTGCTTAATACCCGTGCGTGATGAACTGACAATTCGCTAG
- a CDS encoding TrmH family RNA methyltransferase — translation MSESEPLVLRSPANPTVRRLVRLRDNRTRRREKRLLVDGWRETLQAIDAGLDLVGLFLPESGIPQPRHDSPPQKRTGANPGQAHETDPRISIVIEAAKSSQTLRVVSDAVMAKIAYGESFRGVVSEFVQPDHSLDQLKLPPNALVLVLDSLEKPGNIGAVFRCADASGVDAVILCGGGSDIYNPNAIRSSLGTIFQIPSAVGCEKDVARFLIEQNIRLVAARVESSQELWETDFSGSIAVIVGSEANGLGPRWQHAEGVDIAGVRIPMFGKVDSLNVSVSAAVVLFEAKRQRCKASIDQRRH, via the coding sequence ATGAGCGAATCGGAGCCACTAGTACTTCGCAGCCCCGCAAATCCCACGGTTCGACGCCTCGTTCGATTGAGAGATAATCGTACACGACGACGCGAGAAACGTCTGCTTGTCGATGGTTGGCGGGAAACGCTGCAAGCGATCGACGCCGGCTTGGACTTGGTGGGGCTTTTTCTTCCCGAATCGGGAATCCCCCAGCCTCGGCATGATTCGCCCCCTCAAAAACGCACCGGGGCGAACCCTGGGCAAGCCCACGAGACCGACCCCCGAATTTCTATCGTCATCGAAGCCGCCAAATCTTCGCAAACCCTGCGTGTTGTTTCCGATGCGGTGATGGCAAAGATCGCGTATGGCGAATCGTTCCGCGGCGTGGTCAGCGAATTTGTGCAACCCGACCACTCGCTCGATCAACTCAAGCTGCCACCGAACGCCTTAGTTTTGGTCCTTGATAGTCTTGAAAAGCCGGGAAACATTGGCGCCGTGTTCCGTTGTGCGGATGCCTCAGGCGTTGATGCAGTGATCCTCTGCGGAGGGGGGAGCGACATTTATAACCCCAATGCCATTCGCAGCTCTCTCGGTACCATCTTTCAAATTCCCAGTGCCGTTGGCTGCGAAAAGGACGTCGCCCGTTTCCTAATCGAGCAAAACATTCGACTCGTCGCAGCCCGCGTTGAATCATCCCAAGAGCTTTGGGAGACCGATTTTTCAGGCTCGATTGCCGTGATTGTTGGCAGCGAAGCCAACGGACTCGGTCCGCGCTGGCAACACGCCGAGGGGGTCGACATCGCGGGCGTGCGGATTCCGATGTTCGGCAAGGTCGACAGCTTGAATGTCTCGGTCTCTGCGGCGGTCGTGTTGTTCGAAGCCAAGCGTCAACGTTGCAAGGCGTCGATCGATCAACGCCGCCACTAA
- a CDS encoding N-acetyltransferase, which produces MSKTLTCDEVTSKRDQKEFLYLEREVYRDNPHWVPPLWAERRKIVGFKHHPFYDDADRQAFLVRREGRAVGRILAVVNHAHNRCHHEKRGFVGFFECENDREASGLLFQHAFDWLRQQGMTDVRGPVHPSLNYEVGLLVDGFDSPPTFMIPYNHDYYEGLFLESGFEQVQDLFSYEAHMDILEDLDPKLAFVIEEATRRFKVNCRPIDRKRFKEDVRSFLEIYNQSLQRTWGYVPMSEAEIRVQSDGLKHLIVPELTSIAEIDGRPVGAGFGLLDYNQIIRKIDGNLFPFGWIKLLTGKRKIDRLRLISTNVLPEYQKWGLGLVTLSRILPDAIDFGIQIGEFSWVLESNSLSRGTIERGGATRTKTHRLYDRTLEA; this is translated from the coding sequence ATGAGCAAGACGCTAACCTGTGACGAGGTGACCTCAAAACGCGACCAGAAGGAATTTCTTTATCTGGAGCGCGAAGTTTATCGGGACAACCCCCATTGGGTTCCACCGCTGTGGGCCGAACGTCGCAAAATTGTCGGTTTCAAGCACCACCCTTTTTATGACGATGCCGACCGACAAGCGTTTCTGGTTCGCCGCGAGGGACGCGCCGTGGGCCGCATTTTGGCCGTCGTGAACCATGCTCACAATCGTTGTCATCATGAAAAACGTGGCTTCGTCGGCTTCTTTGAGTGCGAGAACGACCGTGAAGCGAGCGGGTTGCTGTTCCAGCATGCCTTCGATTGGTTGCGACAACAAGGGATGACCGATGTTCGCGGCCCCGTCCATCCCAGTCTGAATTACGAGGTCGGGTTGTTGGTCGACGGCTTCGATTCCCCCCCCACGTTCATGATCCCCTACAACCACGACTACTACGAAGGTCTGTTTCTTGAATCAGGATTTGAGCAGGTACAGGACTTGTTCAGCTACGAAGCGCACATGGATATCCTCGAAGATCTCGATCCCAAATTGGCCTTCGTGATTGAAGAGGCGACGCGTCGATTCAAAGTGAATTGTCGCCCCATCGATCGCAAGCGATTCAAAGAAGATGTCCGCTCGTTTCTGGAAATTTACAACCAATCGCTGCAACGTACCTGGGGCTACGTGCCGATGAGCGAAGCTGAAATTCGCGTCCAAAGCGATGGCTTGAAACACTTGATCGTTCCCGAATTGACCAGCATCGCGGAAATTGATGGACGCCCCGTCGGGGCGGGCTTTGGGTTGCTTGATTACAACCAAATCATTCGAAAAATTGATGGGAATTTATTCCCCTTTGGATGGATCAAGCTGTTAACCGGTAAACGAAAAATTGATCGCCTGCGTTTGATCAGCACCAATGTCTTGCCGGAATATCAAAAATGGGGGCTGGGTTTGGTGACCCTCTCGCGGATCTTGCCGGACGCGATCGACTTTGGGATCCAAATCGGCGAGTTCTCCTGGGTGTTAGAGAGCAATTCGCTCTCACGAGGGACGATCGAGCGTGGCGGGGCAACGCGGACCAAGACGCACCGGCTGTATGATCGGACGCTGGAGGCGTAG
- a CDS encoding beta-ketoacyl-[acyl-carrier-protein] synthase family protein — protein MPENRIVITGAGVASAIGLGQQDFFDAFLRGESGVRSLADRDDEGPVPPPGCENDGFWIGAPIVGFDGKQFVKPRKALKVMSREIQLAYVSAMMAIEDAGLDTVLPASVPAADHSAADQSASDSISFAPQEIGTVFGSEMLYGPPTELAEAFQKCLDENGDMDESRFGEAAMRSVMPLWMLKYLPNMPACHVGIAVNAHGPNNSLVVGDTSGPAALDEAISCLTRRIASCMITGAAGTRINATRLNYRNDLPIAEATPKIADASRPFDPESKGVVGGEAAAVFVLETLASSTRRGAAPLAEVVGIASRFVASGGMSLAKRSCDIHTAGIRGSAKAIELAVADAMRKAKVTANDIGFVVSHAMGDPIIDVQERDALQRMLPNIPVVTPISTLGHTGAASGSIELLVGVLALKRNMIPPSIQLSPTTHTKPVVSDAQRLTKRYGICLSHTPEGAAIATVLASVN, from the coding sequence ATGCCGGAAAACCGAATCGTTATTACCGGAGCGGGCGTGGCGTCTGCGATCGGACTGGGCCAGCAAGACTTCTTCGACGCATTTCTCCGCGGCGAATCCGGGGTCCGCTCCCTTGCCGATCGCGATGATGAGGGTCCCGTTCCGCCGCCAGGATGCGAAAACGACGGTTTTTGGATCGGGGCTCCGATTGTCGGTTTTGATGGAAAACAGTTCGTCAAACCGCGCAAGGCCCTGAAGGTGATGTCACGCGAGATCCAACTCGCTTATGTCTCGGCAATGATGGCGATCGAGGACGCAGGGCTCGATACCGTCCTCCCGGCGAGCGTTCCCGCTGCCGATCACTCTGCTGCTGATCAATCCGCATCGGACTCCATTTCGTTCGCTCCGCAAGAGATCGGGACCGTGTTTGGCAGCGAGATGCTGTACGGTCCCCCGACCGAATTGGCCGAGGCATTCCAAAAGTGCCTCGACGAAAATGGCGACATGGACGAGTCCCGCTTTGGCGAGGCTGCGATGCGGAGCGTGATGCCGCTGTGGATGCTGAAGTACCTGCCCAATATGCCTGCTTGTCATGTCGGCATTGCGGTCAATGCACACGGTCCTAATAACTCGCTAGTGGTCGGTGACACCTCGGGCCCAGCGGCGTTGGACGAAGCGATCTCGTGTCTCACTCGCCGAATTGCCTCGTGCATGATCACCGGAGCCGCAGGGACGCGAATCAACGCGACTCGGTTGAACTATCGCAATGATCTGCCAATCGCTGAAGCAACGCCCAAGATTGCCGACGCCTCGCGTCCCTTTGATCCCGAATCCAAGGGAGTCGTCGGAGGCGAAGCGGCTGCCGTGTTCGTGCTTGAAACCCTTGCGTCGTCGACCCGACGCGGTGCGGCCCCGCTTGCCGAAGTGGTCGGGATCGCCTCGCGATTTGTTGCGTCTGGCGGTATGTCGCTAGCGAAACGCTCCTGCGATATTCACACCGCCGGCATCCGGGGCTCTGCCAAAGCAATCGAATTAGCGGTTGCTGATGCGATGCGAAAAGCGAAGGTGACGGCCAACGACATCGGGTTTGTGGTTTCACATGCGATGGGCGATCCCATCATCGACGTTCAAGAGCGAGACGCGCTGCAGAGAATGTTGCCTAACATTCCGGTTGTCACTCCGATCTCGACTCTGGGGCACACCGGAGCGGCGAGCGGATCGATCGAGCTCCTCGTCGGCGTGTTGGCGTTGAAGCGAAACATGATTCCACCCTCGATTCAACTTTCGCCAACAACCCACACCAAGCCTGTCGTTTCCGATGCTCAGCGGCTGACAAAAAGGTATGGGATTTGTTTAAGTCACACGCCCGAAGGGGCGGCAATCGCCACGGTCCTGGCGAGTGTGAACTAG